DNA from Quercus lobata isolate SW786 chromosome 1, ValleyOak3.0 Primary Assembly, whole genome shotgun sequence:
tcaatttgattcATTGGGCTTGGAAAGTTCAAGTCATCAACCATGTAAAAAGTCATAACTACATCATTCTGTTAGTAAAATGTGAGGTAAAGTGTTGACAAAACAATTTATATGATGCGAGATATTATATTGTGTGATTGTGATTAAGATAGTTTATTTTTGCCGAGAGTCTTATTGTTAGTCTTAGATATTTACAtgaaatttcaatttgattcATTGGGCTTGGAAAGTTCAAGTCATCAACCATGTAAAAGATCATAACTACATCATTCTGTTAGTAAAATGTGAGGTAAAGTGTtgacaaaacaatatatatgaTGTGAGATATTATATTGTGTAATTGTGAttaagatagtttttttttttttttttacagtcttgtaattcaattgattaacatttatttatatttttaacaaagacACCCAATGTTCAAATCATTTCACCTCTAATTATTGgattataaaaagaaattttttgttttaaattttcttgaCTTATTGTATATATTGTATTAAAGTCGAAGaataattaaaatctaaattaaattcaaattaatttttaattgttgtctaattttaCGTAATGTGttcaatttaattttagtaattttgtatcAAGTGAAACATTCATGATACTCGGTGAGAAAACCGAGATTACTACCTCATCATCACTACTATTAAATATATTCGTGCGACCACCGTGTACTTTAGCGTGATAGTTACTCCATAAATACAAAGTTATTATGGGGTGGAAGGTAAGGAtcagggttcaagtcttcaTGAtaaaacttcacacacatatatacttagattaaactatagtataatttttaaatttcattgtGAATTTATTCAAATGTTATTATATGTcaattgagttttaagtaaaaagttAAAGTGACAATTTCTTATTAGACggtgtaaaacatgagttttacttTTACACCATTTTCTTATCGAATTTCAAACTCCAGATGAGATTATAGCATTAGCATTTAGCACTAGCCTTGgtaagattctcaaaaaaaaaaaaaaaaaaaaaaaaaaaaaaaaaaaactctagacTCGGTTAAAGTTATAGTCAGATTGAAGATTAAAAAGTCGTTTTCTTtagtattattaattttttaaaatgttagcTAACTCATTTTCATAAATGCATGCATTTAGACTCTCCATAATTTTCTACACTCctatttaaatattgttttattataatatttttcctcTTTCCGATTCTCTCTTGACTCTCCTCTTCTTCATCAACCACCCACACAAATGGCCACTGTCATCACCCAAAATCACCACTATataaaattaactaatttgcctatcctaaaaataaatatttaacatCTTGATTTGAGAATCtcaaaaatttgtgttcaacaAAAGTAAGAATAATAATAGGGACATTGCaagaaatcacaaaaaaaaaaatataaaatcctaAATTAGCATGTTGTGGCCTATTGTTGTGTCCATAACAGTAGTCCAAAAATAATATTGGCCACCCAAATATAATCctaaactcttaaaaaaaaaaaattaacagtgAAAATATAGCctaaacaacaacaaatgaacaaaatatttaacaaaaaactcactcaaaaacaaaaatccataaTTACCCGAATTTGTAACTTGTTCAACCAATTCTATTAAATATAAttcctaatttaatttttcctaaaaaatggTACCAAGAGAGACATATCGTGGTCTTGAGTTTTCCTTAGTGGCACTAGTAATTTTTCTCTCCTTGACTTTGCAGTCacaatattaataacaaaattgtgGGAGCATTTTTGGATTGACAGGCCAATAGCTTGCTTGTAACCATTTTCTCCTCAGTGTCCCACATCGAAAGAAACtccccccactttctgccttataagctgtgaagcaAGGGCGTAGTGATGGTACGGGGAGTTTCTTTCGATGTGGGACGCTGAGGAGAAAATGGTTACAAGCAAGCTATTGGCCTGTCAATCCAAAAATGCTCCCACAATAAAAGGAAGCTACAACTGATGGTACACCACTCCCTtgcttcacagcttataagACAGAAAGTAGGGGAAGTTTCTTTTGATGTGGGACGTTGAGGAGAAAATGGTTACAAGCAAGCTATTGGCCTGTCAATCCAAAAATGCTCCCACAGAAACTATCATACAAcgattttaaaatataagaactcgtaaaaagaaattttaaatttcatacattttgtgtgtatatatatatatatgttgatatGCTCaagtcattttctttattaaattttatataatttaagttttttaatagataaCGTAAAAATATTCCTAAAGCGGTTATTGTCAACCTCTAACAAAACACATGACCATAACAAATTTTCTAAGAAGCCCTATAGTCAGTGTTATGAGTAAATCTCAACCTCAACCTAGGGAGATTAAAATCAACCCAAGTCAGGGACGAACGTAGGATTTTAAGCTGGGGGGGGACCGGAGataagcaaaatttttttttttttcaaatacgcATCCATATggtattaataaactatcaaccaagacaaatacccaaaaatcattgtttcttaatatattaagatacaatctactaacaaaaacaaaatatacgaAACACTATTGTTTCTTTATACAATCATCTATGAAAAGGAAACTCGACgctctttcaaattttcaaaatcatctactattgaatccaaaaaaaaatgtcgaAACTATATCCTTTTCAATGTATAACATCAAAGAGTCATTCAAAAAGTCATCTTCCATTTTGTTTCGAAGTTCAGTTTTGACAAGTTTCATAACTGAAAATGCTCGCTCTGTAGTAGCAGTAGAAACTGGAAGAGTAAGCACAAGTCTCACCATTCTATAAACAAGTTTATAGTGTTCTGAATTTCCAGTTCTCACTAACCATTGAGACAACTCagataaacttttcaattttttgaactctAGATCTTGGACTACATTATGCTCAAAATGATAAAGCTCATTCTCCAACACTTATTTGTCATAATCTGTGAAATCTTGTGGATAGAAATTCTTTACCAACAAACAAAGAtcattaattttgaaagatTTTAATGCCTCTCGAGGTTCTAAAGCTAAGCTAAGCCTAAGTAACTCCATAGCATCTTCATTAAACCGATAATTTAGTTCCTGTAGTTAAGAATCTAttgtagcataaaaaatatttactcgaTAATGATGCTCATTTGTAACGTTATCTTGTTGATTACGAGCTCGAGCTCGACCTCGCCTCGCAACATAACGAGCATTCATATCCAGGACATCAATGCGATGCTTCTCACAAAATGATATCACAGTGGTGAGTAAGCCATCCCATCcatcatctttaaatttttggataagtgttttagtagatgaaactaaatgcatgacatttaaaatgtcttgagATTGGCTttgcaaagcttgacaaagTTTATCAGTGATCTCCATAGTTTCCTTCTCAAGATGCAAGATgaagacaaattcaaatgaagttAAACCTTTATAAGATGACTCTCCTTCTGCCTGATTTTCTccatcaattatattttgtaaaacttcaacAGTTGAACTAAACATCATTAATAAGCTAGAAACTGATCTAAAATGTGAACTCCAACGTGTTTCTACAGGTCGTTGTAAAGTGCCAATTTGATTAAGTCCACTTCCAGTCTCAAGCTCTTCAAGATCAATCAAACGTGTTATTTCATTAGCATTGGCAACTTTCAATTGCTCATTGCGCTTGCATGAAGCATTAACaattttgataagaaaaagcaatgtaagaaaaaaatgacttaTGGGAACAACTTGTTTTGATGCTTTTACTAATGCCAATTGTAAGCGATGTGCAAAACAATGGATATAGTAAGCATATGGgcaatcattcaaaatcaaagcttgtAATCCATTCCACATACCTCGCATGTTGCTTGCTCCATCATATCCTTGCCcttgaatattttgtatatctaaGTAATGTTGAGATAACAAAGAATATATCCCCCTCTTTAGAGTCAAAGCTGCAGTGTCAACAACatgaataagcccaaaaaagcgTTCTTTCACAAAGCCTTTTGTATCAACATATCTAAACACCATAGTCATTTGCTCTTTCATGGACTCATCACGAGCTTCATCAACCATTATGCAAAACTTTGCATCACCAATTTCTTCCCGAATGGCCTTCTTCACTTTGGCTATGAAAACATGTAGAATTTCCTTTTGAATCCTAGGTGATGTGTAGGTTGCATTTTTTGgagctttttctattatttcagcAATCTTCTCATTCCAAAAAGTCACAATACCCAATAATTCATGAAAGTTCCCACGATTTAATGAACTAAAACTTTCATCTCGACCTCTAAAAGCTATAGCTTGAAAGGCAAGATATCAGACAATAAAAATTGTGGCCTTCAGTTGCAACCgattatttgcaatttgttcAGTAGTGAAATGATCAACTACCCTTTGCAAATGCTGCGATTGGTTCATCAAATCCTTACACATTTGCTCAGCAACTCTATGAGCTGAGTTAGAATCTTTTCCTATATGACCTTGAAAATAACAATCTTTGCCCCCAACctttttccaatttctaaatCCACCAACAATGAATGTATTTTGTCCCACAACCACATTTGGATTATGAAAGACAAAGCAGGGTAGACAATAAGCTACATCTGTTGTAGGAGAATATTCAAGccattttgaattatttctaTACCAAGAAACTTGAAAGCAACGATTGCGCTTTCCACTTTTTTTGAATGTTTCTAGAGGAGGTTGGTGCGGACCTTTTTTAATGTAAGCCCGTCGAATTTCATCACGTTGATTAACATGATATTCCCATATTTGTTTGCGTGTTCCAGGATCATAATCCAAAGAATCAAGGTCAattctttgaaattgtgtttgagaGATTGGAATATCCGCATTTTCTGGAATTGGAACATCCACATTTTCCGGAATTGGAATAGTAACATTAGTTGTTGGCAATTCCACGTTGACTTTggaagaatttgaaattgaaccttttcttttgaaaaaatcaagcattgtagttgattttttaatgatctacaaataaaataaaaattatataagaatcaccgttatttttttaaatttgtgaaatttttttatattatatgatttttttttttctttttgtctttggtCTGCCTTTAATGTCTTTGTGTTTGGACTGCCTTTATTTATGTCTCTGTGTTGTCTCTtcctttatttatgtcttttatGTCTTTTGTATTTTGTGTTGTCTCTTGTCTTCATCTTCCTAATTCTGACCCACTAATCCAAATACCCAATGAATCCCACTACAGACAGTTAAGCactactaacaaaaacttttcttaactttaccttttttctttctttctttttttccctgtCACTTGTCTGTTGCCCAATAGCAACTCCACTTTTCCCTATTATTATCTCCAACTACCagttaacaaagaaaaaaccatCTGACTATCACTACAATCTCTActctctctatctatctcttttatttatataatgcAAGAGTCACAAACATAgagtcacaaagccaaaaagcaaaaaaaaaaaaaaacaccacaagCAGCAGCCGCAACATAGATTCAATTCACAATCACCAAAGAAGTTTAGTTCATCACTATTCACTCAtcagtaaaaacacaaacataaaacACCACAAGTCAAGTTCACAAGGCACAAGCACAATTTCTTTGATTCTCAGATCAcaaggttttgaaatttgaaggaaaagataagaGTTAAAGAGTAAATACCTGTGAATTGTGAAGGCTCGAAGTTGGGCTGGGCAGATCGAGCAACGGCAACTGGCAGCAAGTGGATCTTGTCTCGCGTGGCAGCGTGGGTCTCGCTCTTGCCGGCGTGGGTCTCGCTCGAAGTTGGGTTCACACTCTCTCGCTTTCGTCTcgctctctgtctctctctgtcACGGCGACACtgctctctgtctctctccgtCACAACGACACCGACACGGGCCTCTGAACTGATTAAGATCACTGTACTCTCTATCTCTGTCCCGCAGCTCTTGCCTCTCAGTCTCtcactttcctttcttcttcttttttctttttttttactttgttttttgctttctcCGTTTGGTTTTGGATTGCTAAgagctgagtttttttttttttttttttttttttttgtattgacATGGGTTATGGGCTCTGCTCTGAGCTGGCTGGATGATGAGCTAGGGGAAAGGGGGTTCAtgatttttgggaggggggCCGGAGCAAAAATTTCAGGGGGGCccaagccctttttttttttatttttttgggaaaattttacttgctaaaaattttttttttttgggccccgGGCCCCCTTAGCCTTCTACCTGGGTCCGTCCCTGACCCAAGTTGATCAAAACTTAACCACCAAACCAATGACACAAATCCACCATTATTAGAGCATCAGCATCAAAGAATTCTATCCTATTCTGTTTTACCATCttcaaaaagtcactttattacttataccataccattttacaataccttcAGCATCCCAAAATTCTatgtttattaaaatattattttttaatattttttaattatttttttccaaccGTCACTTTTTTTCAGACTTTGGCATGAATCAATTTTCCTGGGCTTTCcatcagtattttttttccttagtctCCCTCAACCCCTAGCACTGGTTCAATGCacagagccacacacacaaacccatGATACACTGATCAACCTATCCATACCCATCACCATACACACAGAGTCGCCCCCCcctccacacacacaaacataaacCATTAACAAAGCCACATACACATAAACCATTAGACCAGTTGGAGCCAACAACGaccaccacacccaccacccaaGGCACCGATCAAAAACCCACAccgccgatttgaaacccagTCGATTTGAAACCCACCGGAGctacccattcaaaaaaaatcatcaccaaAGCCACCATCGGAGCTACCGATGATCAACCCAACCAATCCACCCATTGATCAACAGATCCACCATTTCAAACCCACCATCAACCAATCCCAGCCCACCGATCCAAACCCAGCTTGCCGATCCacgatgagagatgagagagaggccGTGTGAAACACCGAACCCAACCTCGCCAGACCCAAACCCTGGTGATCTTCGACGACCAACAGACCCAAACATCGAACCCAACCATGACCTAAACACCCAACCACGACCCAAACACTGGACCCAACCATGACTAACGACTCAAACACCGGACCCAACCACAACCCACGACCTAAATACTGGACCCAACCACGACCCACAACCCCTTTAAGCACCGGtcacagggaaaaaaaaaaaaaacccacaaccacgACAGTGAACAACGCCATCACccacgccaaaaaaaaaaaaaaaaaaaaaaaaagcaaccacAGAACCGCCGGATCGTAACCCACCAGAAAAAATGAGCCACTGTGATGAGAGCAGATGGAGAATGGTGTTTGGgtctgaagagaggagagagcagatggagaaacagagaaggaagagagagaaattttggaagtgaataaaatatatgtatttttttagaataccgCTACAGTATAATTCTAACTTTAGAATTGTACtatagcactattgcaaaaaaaattgcaatagtTGGGTTTACCATTCTTTGATGCAAAGTATTTTAAGACTTAAAATGCCAAATTGTCCTTAAatatggcattagcattctccaatgctAATACTCTTACCAATGGAATAAACGAGTCCCTCTCTTCAACTCGACAATTAATGCACAACCCACACTACCATTGACACAAGCCTGTCATCActaatgaaataataaacaatgCTCTGTCTCTCCATCTCAACTATTGCTAAACGAACCCACACCACCAAGGCTGGCAAGGGATGGGGAAAAACCATTCTAGACATAAAAAGAAGGGGGGAAAATGTCCCGTTTTAAGTGATACATTTTATGATTTACCAATTACAACaacacattattatattttttttctttacctatCAAATAACTAcattaaaggaaaaacaaaaaaggacaaATGACACATActataattgattttattttttagagtatATTTGAAGACAAATGACATtctataattgataaaatattaaatggaaTAGAGGATTTTTATTCTGAATTTCATTGGCATTTTGGACGTTGTAAATCTAACTGCTAGACCAATGAAGACCTTAAATTTGGGCCAATTGATTGAATTATAGCTAACTCAATGATAATGATCTTAGCTATATATCTAGTCTAATAATATAATGCtcttactattcacatattGTTGAAGAAATGCTGTTGTAAACGCAAcatattttacaacaaaaattatacaTGTTGAGTTGGGAGTTTATTATTGTTGGGGGTGTTTTTCCTTCATTGCCCACATGATGTTAGGGAAGTCAAGACCAAGACTCGACTTTAGGCTTGGAACATGGCCCAAAGGTTATTGGTAAAGTGTGAAATACCCATTTTGCTCAAGGTCTAGGTTGCATtcaacaaatattataattaggCCCCAAAATACCTCCTGCAAAGATAAGCTAGCACAAAGGATGGCCCACCACAATGAGTGCTTAAATAATATTCTAGCGGTAAGTAAGAGAAACGTTCAACGGTAGATGTTTGGAAAATCAATAAATGTATTTGCATAgcaaaaattatgcatttcctCTATAGTTGGTTAATATAAAAGTAGACCCATTATAATAAGTACACAAGAGGAAAAACGATCCAGCAGTGAATATGACAGACCTTCAGTGGTAGATGTCTGACAGGTTAAAAAGTGTGTTTACATGGTAAAAATCATATGTTTTCCtcattattattaattcaaCGTAAGGAAAAACTTCCATAGTATCCAAAACATTATAGCTTTCatcataataacaataaacaagGATTAAAGGCATtataattacaagtaaaaaatgaaaaaataggttggaatgaagggagagagagattccaGCTCAATGTAGCAAATATTGAACTAAGATTCTTGGGGAATATATATGTGTGACATGATTGAGGTAGTATAGGCTGTTTTGAATGAGTAGTGTAGGGACAcgttttgcagcccaagcccaaaatgtattgGATATTGGCCTAGTAAGcctagtacaataaatttgtagagagttggttgaaaaaCTAGGTCCTAATGAATTGGACAATGGCTAGTATGGATTTAGAGGATGatcaagcaaaaacaataaGCACTGATCTGAATGAATTCATTGTCCGAGGAGGTAAGTCTccatataaatcaattaaatcgATTACAAGTATATCTTTGATGGCTACaatgttctctcttttttttttcgatcAATTTCTCAAGGaaggtctcttacattatatagctccctttggaccatcttgatcctacacttgttgatcatttgagtccttacttgagtacctatcccatcagacacccttttTGGCTTTCTATGAGTTGTGGTAGTCAAGACAGCATTGTTCAGGGGTATTCTCCATATAAATGCGGCTAAAAAAGTAACtgcagtgcattcaatgtggtggtagcaactTTTTCTTCGGTATTTTTGG
Protein-coding regions in this window:
- the LOC115949921 gene encoding zinc finger MYM-type protein 1-like, coding for MRRWFDEEYLLRKGSISNSSKVNVELPTTNVTIPIPENVDVPIPENADIPISQTQFQRIDLDSLDYDPGTRKQIWEYHVNQRDEIRRAYIKKGPHQPPLETFKKSGKRNRCFQVSWYRNNSKWLEYSPTTDVAYCLPCFVFHNPNVVVGQNTFIVGGFRNWKKVGGKDCYFQGHIGKDSNSAHRVAEQMCKDLMNQSQHLQRVVDHFTTEQIANNRLQLKATIFIIAEIIEKAPKNATYTSPRIQKEILHVFIAKVKKAIREEIGDAKFCIMVDEARDESMKEQMTMVFRYVDTKGFVKERFFGLIHVVDTAALTLKRGIYSLLSQHYLDIQNIQGQGYDGASNMRGMWNGLQALILNDCPYAYYIHCFAHRLQLALVKASKQVVPISHFFLTLLFLIKIVNASCKRNEQLKVANANEITRLIDLEELETGSGLNQIGTLQRPVETRWSSHFRSVSSLLMMFSSTVEVLQNIIDGENQAEGESSYKGLTSFEFVFILHLEKETMEITDKLCQALQSQSQDILNELNYRFNEDAMELLRLSLALEPREALKSFKINDLCLLVKNFYPQDFTDYDK